In one Pseudodesulfovibrio tunisiensis genomic region, the following are encoded:
- the nth gene encoding endonuclease III — MQKKQRALEIFRRLEKRYPAPEPALDWKTPWELLVATVLSAQCTDARVNLVTPVFFERWPSIPDVAAADVAEIEEVVRSTGFFRNKARNLKNAAIRVVEEYNGEVPRTMQDLITLPGVARKTANIVLSNAFGIHEGIAVDTHVTRLSFRLGLTTFTDQVRIEKDLMALYPREAWGDINHFLVYFGREVCPARKPRCPECELNDICPKKGVK, encoded by the coding sequence ATGCAGAAAAAACAACGCGCTCTGGAAATCTTCCGCAGACTCGAAAAACGCTATCCCGCCCCCGAGCCGGCTCTGGACTGGAAAACGCCGTGGGAACTGCTCGTTGCCACGGTGCTGTCCGCGCAATGCACGGACGCCCGGGTCAATCTGGTCACGCCGGTGTTCTTCGAACGCTGGCCCTCCATACCGGACGTGGCCGCAGCCGACGTTGCGGAAATCGAGGAAGTGGTCCGCTCCACCGGATTCTTTCGCAACAAGGCAAGGAATCTCAAGAACGCGGCCATACGCGTTGTCGAGGAATACAACGGCGAAGTACCCCGGACCATGCAGGACCTGATTACTCTGCCCGGCGTGGCGCGCAAGACAGCAAACATCGTGCTGTCCAATGCGTTCGGCATTCACGAAGGCATTGCCGTGGACACGCACGTGACCCGGCTCTCCTTCCGCCTCGGCCTGACCACGTTCACGGATCAGGTACGCATAGAAAAGGATCTCATGGCATTGTACCCCCGCGAAGCATGGGGAGACATCAATCATTTTCTCGTCTACTTCGGACGCGAGGTATGCCCGGCGCGCAAGCCCCGCTGTCCGGAATGCGAACTCAACGACATATGCCCGAAAAAGGGAGTGAAATAG
- the cutA gene encoding divalent-cation tolerance protein CutA, which translates to MSESLVYMTMENREQAANIGAVLVERRLAACVNVIPGMESLYWWNGQVQHGSEAVLIAKTRSALVAELVEAVKAVHPHEVPCIVSMRIEGGNPDFLTWIREETK; encoded by the coding sequence ATGAGCGAATCCCTTGTGTACATGACCATGGAAAACCGGGAGCAGGCCGCCAATATCGGTGCGGTTCTGGTAGAACGCAGACTTGCCGCATGCGTGAACGTCATTCCGGGCATGGAGTCCCTGTACTGGTGGAACGGACAGGTGCAGCATGGCAGCGAAGCCGTGCTCATTGCCAAGACCAGGTCCGCACTGGTGGCGGAACTTGTTGAAGCTGTCAAGGCCGTGCATCCCCATGAGGTGCCGTGCATCGTCTCCATGCGCATCGAAGGGGGCAATCCGGATTTTCTGACGTGGATACGTGAGGAGACCAAATAG